One genomic region from Vitis riparia cultivar Riparia Gloire de Montpellier isolate 1030 chromosome 17, EGFV_Vit.rip_1.0, whole genome shotgun sequence encodes:
- the LOC117904151 gene encoding putative disease resistance protein At1g50180: protein MAEFIVSFVVEKIAGQLVEEACSLSNVRDRVEWIEAELRRMQCFLKDAEAKQDGDQRVKNWVADIRDVAYDIDDVIDTFLCKTAQQRKEGFFRLSGRYPFVLSDPVAHWKISKKINRIMEKIHEITDSRSTYGIENIGRGGGRSFATDRLQEKRRSSSHACEEDVVGPLQDIRTLESWLIHGETRLCILSIVGMAGLGKTTLAKKLYHSNDVKKNFDFCGWVYVSQEYRPKDTLQNLVKKVTGLPRAELEKMDKEDLEEALSKFLEEKKYFIVLDDIWKKEVWDDLKAAFPDRKNGSRIIFTTRFKDVALHADPRSPLHEPCLLSDEDGWELLSRKVCLEWNAKTSLPPWSKELGIQIVKRCGGLPLAIVVMGGLLSRKDATFNEWLKVLQSVHWQLAQDPTQCAEILALSYSDLPYYLKSCFLYFGLFPEDYEISARRLILLWVAEGFVQPRGQEPLEDVAEDYLEELVGRSMIQVATRKSNGRIKTCCVHDLLHELSVSKGKEDQFLDIIHGEFTVSSLTRARRHAIHFGVPPTTKNTPKVRSLLCFDICEPSFQELRKFKLLRILDLEGVYMSRLHSSIGNLIHLRYLGLRGTWLKKLPPSIQFLLNLQTLDLRSTLLNPIPIVIWKMQKLRHLYFNELEEMSVNPPTDASLANLQTLHGICINQTSYVENGLSKLTNLRELGLHGDLLLHEEAIGKWIFSSERLECLKLHTRAVMGDFAKNAIPKLNFSSHPHLIKLHLKGFMAKLFDAEYFPQNLTELSLKGSFLMEDPMVKLEMLQSLRVLKLKQSAYVGKEMICSCGGFPQLHFLKLSFLNTVERWRIEDGAMGRLRQLEIIECKRLKIVPRGLQPVTTIHKLKLGYMPHEFEMKVQERQGENWYKIEHRPLNQTFNSISRYTHCPSRWLLAVEMALQASATVRHPFSAPPPSLSPTPRASSSPFKPPPKPQLRPISISLPASITIPLFSLFTPPHEAKALSIPKDQIVSSITEVEKKIDEIQEVGSGFLDTTQRILEVVANALKPGIDAAGPILKQAGEQASKIASPAISEASKTAEEAIQSSGLDTAPILNAAKTVTEAAQQTTKLIQEAKPIASSTVETISTAEPTVIVGTAGALFVAYLLFPPIWSVISFSLRGYKGELTPAQTLDLVSTKNYVMIDIRSEKDKEKTGIPRFPSGAKNRIFAIPLEELPSKLRGLVRNSKKVEAEIVAVKISYLKKISKSSNIVIMDSYSDSAKIVARVLTSLGFKDCWTVAGGFSGSRGWLQSRLGTDYYNFAFAEIVSPSRVIPAAVRRFGTIGSRSGQKLLPGSSD, encoded by the exons ATGGCTGAGTTCATTGTCTCCTTTGTTGTGGAAAAAATTGCTGGCCAACTTGTTGAGGAAGCTTGCTCCTTGTCAAACGTACGTGACAGAGTTGAATGGATTGAAGCAGAATTAAGGCGAATGCAATGCTTCCTTAAAGATGCAGAGGCAAAACAGGATGGTGATCAAAGAGTTAAAAACTGGGTGGCTGACATAAGAGATGTTGCCTATGATATTGATGATGTTATCGACACGTTCCTCTGCAAAACGGCACAGCAAAGGAAGGAGGGATTCTTCAGGCTTTCTGGGAGATACCCTTTTGTGTTGAGTGACCCAGTTGCTCACTGGAAGATCAGCAAGAAGATCAATAGGATCATGGAGAAAATTCATGAAATTACTGATAGCAGGTCAACTTATGGAATTGAAAATATTGGGAGAGGAGGAGGGAGGAGTTTTGCTACTGACAGGCTTCAAGAGAAGAGACGTTCCTCTTCCCATGCTTGTGAGGAGGATGTAGTTGGTCCGTTGCAAGACATAAGAACTCTGGAATCCTGGCTGATTCATGGGGAGACACGGCTCTGTATACTCTCAATTGTTGGCATGGCGGGTTTAGGTAAGACCACTCTTGCTAAGAAACTTTATCACAGTAACGATGTTAAGAAGAACTTTGATTTTTGTGGATGGGTTTATGTTTCTCAAGAATATAGACCAAAAGACACCTTGCAGAATTTGGTAAAAAAGGTCACAGGGCTCCCAAGAGCAGAGTTAGAAAAGATGGACAAAGAGGACTTGGAGGAGGCATTATCGAAATTCTTGGAGGAGAAGAAGTACTTTATCGTTTTGGATGATATATGGAAGAAGGAAGTTTGGGATGATCTAAAAGCAGCCTTTCCAGACAGAAAGAATGGAAGTAGAATCATTTTCACAACTCGTTTCAAAGATGTTGCTTTACATGCTGATCCAAGAAGTCCACTGCATGAACCATGCCTTCTCAGTGATGAGGATGGATGGGAATTGCTATCCAGGAAGGTATGCCTAGAATGGAATGCAAAGACAAGTCTACCACCATGGTCCAAGGAACTGGGAATACAGATAGTGAAAAGATGTGGGGGCTTACCTCTTGCAATTGTTGTAATGGGAGGCCTGTTATCGAGAAAAGATGCGACCTTCAATGAATGGCTAAAAGTTCTGCAGAGTGTGCATTGGCAGCTAGCTCAAGATCCAACACAGTGTGCAGAAATTTTAGCATTGAGTTACTCAGACCTACCCTACTACTTGAAATCATGTTTTCTTTACTTTGGTCTCTTCCCTGAAGATTATGAGATTTCTGCTAGGAGATTGATCTTGTTGTGGGTTGCAGAGGGGTTTGTGCAACCAAGAGGCCAAGAACCACTAGAAGATGTTGCAGAGGATTACTTGGAAGAACTAGTAGGAAGGAGCATGATTCAAGTTGCAACAAGGAAATCTAATGGAAGGATCAAAACATGTTGTGTACATGATCTTCTACATGAACTCTCAGTATCCAAAGGCAAGGAAGATCAGTTTTTGGACATAATCCATGGAGAATTCACTGTCAGTTCCCTTACAAGAGCGCGTCGACATGCTATTCATTTTGGGGTCCCTCCTACAACAAAGAACACTCCAAAAGTTCGTTCATTGTTATGCTTTGATATCTGTGAACCAAGTTTCCAAGAGTTGAGGAAATTTAAACTTCTGCGAATTCTTGATTTGGAGGGTGTCTACATGTCTAGGCTTCACTCTTCTATAGGAAATCTCATCCATTTGAGGTACTTGGGCCTGAGAGGAACTTGGTTAAAGAAGCTCCCACCATCCATACAGTTTCTTTTAAACTTGCAAACCCTGGATTTGAGATCTACTTTGCTTAATCCCATTCCAATTGTCATTTGGAAGATGCAAAAATTGAGACACCTGTATTTCAATGAGCTAGAAGAGATGTCAGTTAACCCACCTACAGATGCATCCCTTGCAAACCTTCAAACATTACATGGAATATGCATCAATCAAACTAGTTATGTAGAAAATGGCTTGAGCAAGTTAACAAACCTTAGAGAATTAGGCCTGCATGGTGACTTACTTTTGCATGAAGAAGCTATAGGTAAATGGATTTTCAGTTCAGAGAGGCTTGAGTGCTTAAAGCTGCACACAAGAGCTGTAATGGGAGACTTTGCTAAAAATGCAATACCAAAATTGAACTTTTCTAGTCACCCGCATCTTATCAAGCTACATTTGAAAGGATTCATGGCCAAGCTTTTTGATGCCGAGTACTTCCCACAGAATCTTACTGAGCTATCCTTGAAAGGCTCATTCCTGATGGAAGACCCCATGGTAAAGCTGGAGATGTTGCAGAGCCTAAGAGTATTAAAACTGAAACAATCGGCATATGTGGGGAAAGAAATGATTTGCTCCTGTGGGGGTTTCCCTCAGCTCCATTTCTTGAAACTTTCTTTTCTAAATACAGTTGAGAGATGGAGGATAGAAGACGGAGCGATGGGCAGACTCAGACAGTTAGAGATCATTGAGTGCAAACGGTTAAAGATTGTTCCAAGAGGGTTGCAGCCAGTCACTACCATTCACAAATTGAAGCTGGGCTACATGCCtcatgaatttgaaatgaaggtTCAAGAACGCCAGGGGGAGAACTGGTATAAAATTGAACAT AGGCCTCTCAACCAGACATTCAACAGCATAAGCAGATACACACACTGTCCCTCTAGGTGGCTGTTGGCAGTGGAGATGGCTCTCCAAGCTTCAGCCACTGTTAGACATCCTTTCTCTGCTCCTCCTCCTTCATTATCTCCCACACCTAGAGCTTCTTCTTCCCCCTTTAaacccccaccaaaaccccagTTAAGACCCATCTCAATATCACTGCCAGCATCCATTACCATCCCTCTATTTTCTCTCTTCACACCTCCCCATGAAGCCAAGGCTCTCTCCATCCCCAAAGATCAGATAGTCTCATCTATCACTGAA gtggagaaaaaaattgatgaaattcaGGAGGTGGGTTCGGGTTTTCTGGACACTACACAGCGTATTCTGGAAGTTGTGGCAAATGCACTGAAACCCGGTATTGATGCAGCAGGCCCGATCTTAAAACAGGCCGGAGAACAGGCCTCAAAGATCGCTTCTCCAGCTATCTCTGAGGCTTCTAAGACAGCAGAAGAAGCAATTCAAAGCTCAGGACTTGACACAGCCCCTATTCTCAACGCTGCTAAG ACGGTAACTGAGGCAGCACAACAGACCACAAAGTTGATTCAAGAGGCAAAGCCTATTGCTTCATCTACTGTTGAAACGATCTCAACAGCAGAACCCACTGTGATAGTGGGAACTGCTGGAGCATTATTTGTCGCATACCTCCTCTTTCCTCCCATCTGGTCTGTCATTTCTTTCAGCCTTCGCGGTTACAAAG GTGAGCTTACCCCTGCCCAAACCCTTGATCTAGTGTCTACAAAAAATTATGTTATGATTGATATTCGATCAGAGAAGGACAAGGAAAAAACTGGCATTCCTCGCTTTCCCTCTGGAGCTAAAAACAGGATCTTTGCAATTCC GTTAGAAGAACTACCCAGCAAGCTGAGAGGCCTTGTCAGAAATTCAAAGAAGGTAGAAGCCGAAATAGTGGCTGTGAAGATTTCATATCtcaagaaaataagtaaaagctCCAACATTGTGATCATGGACTC GTACTCTGATTCAGCCAAAATAGTAGCAAGAGTACTCACAAGCCTTGGCTTCAAGGACTGCTGGACTGTGGCTGGGGGGTTCTCTGGAAGCAGGGGGTGGTTGCAGAGTCGTTTAGGAACAGACTATTATAACTTTGCTTTTGCTGAGATTGTGTCACCATCCCGGGTCATCCCTGCAGCAGTAAGACGCTTTGGCACAATTGGCTCAAGATCTGGTCAAAAGTTGCTTCCTGGGAGCTCTGATTAA
- the LOC117904371 gene encoding ethylene-responsive transcription factor RAP2-11-like, producing MPSDQSQNQCENLISVPAETEAFHEAGEERRMKLPKGANDVQSRFLGVRQRPSGRWVAEIKDSSHKLRLWLGTFDSAEEAAFAYDSAARILRGRNAKTNFSYHGITNTYQENCRLLGKNPKLYHLLRHTIMKNHARSSSLYSVNTPSNDPNRGNEAESLDSNTLVEETIVCSSSSEDELGCYGFQNRDNLGEISFGSSKVYSSVIVAPSFSASLCQGGEENSCQEAESL from the coding sequence ATGCCATCTGATCAGTCTCAAAATCAATGTGAAAATCTTATATCTGTACCTGCTGAAACAGAAGCTTTTCATGAGGCTGGAGAGGAAAGAAGAATGAAGCTTCCAAAAGGAGCTAATGATGTTCAAAGCAGGTTCCTTGGGGTGAGGCAAAGGCCCTCAGGAAGATGGGTTGCTGAAATCAAGGACTCCTCACATAAGCTTAGGCTATGGTTAGGGACTTTTGATAGTGCAGAAGAGGCTGCCTTCGCTTATGATAGCGCTGCTCGGATTCTGAGAGGAAGAAATGCTAAGACCAACTTCTCCTACCATGGGATCACGAATACTTACCAGGAAAATTGCAGATTACTAGGAAAAAACCCAAAGCTCTATCATCTCCTTCGGCATACCATCATGAAGAACCATGCAAGATCCTCATCTCTATACTCTGTGAATACTCCATCGAATGATCCAAATAGAGGAAATGAAGCTGAATCTCTGGATTCCAATACACTTGTTGAAGAAACTATAGTTTGTTCTTCGAGTTCAGAAGATGAGCTGGGGTGTTATGGCTTTCAAAATAGAGATAACCTTGGCGAAATCTCCTTTGGTAGTTCTAAGGTTTATTCTTCTGTTATTGTAGCTCCTTCCTTTAGTGCTTCTCTCTGCCaaggaggagaagaaaacagTTGTCAAGAGGCAGAATCACTTTGA
- the LOC117934384 gene encoding uncharacterized protein LOC117934384, with the protein MAITSPLLQDQQQTPGSVPNPPQKTSAAAASFGNIVPFIVVICIVAVISIVSCVVGRIYSRRVALSTPLQSGVNINIRPGNWVERIKKRFRRGKAGAVEVGHASGDQTGTNDGNAQVEVAGGNDQQPPPGPPPPA; encoded by the coding sequence ATGGCAATAACATCTCCATTACTGCAGGATCAGCAGCAGACACCAGGGTCAGTGCCAAATCCCCCACAGAAGACTTCAGCTGCTGCCGCCAGTTTTGGGAATATTGTGCCATTCATTGTTGTGATATGCATTGTGGCGGTTATCTCCATAGTTTCCTGTGTAGTTGGTCGCATTTACTCCCGTCGCGTAGCGCTATCAACTCCATTGCAGAGTGGTGTCAACATTAATATTAGGCCTGGAAACTGGGTCGAACGGATCAAGAAGAGGTTCAGGCGTGGAAAGGCTGGTGCTGTTGAAGTAGGACATGCGTCTGGTGATCAAACTGGAACCAATGATGGGAATGCTCAAGTTGAAGTTGCAGGTGGTAATGATCAGCAGCCCCCTCCAGGGCCTCCACCTCCAGCTTAA